Proteins from a genomic interval of Alphaproteobacteria bacterium:
- the guaA gene encoding glutamine-hydrolyzing GMP synthase has product MPADQHDHILILDFGSQFTQLIARRVREAGVYCEIWPFDAAEDRIRAFAPRAIILSGGPASLTGAESPRAPQAVFALGVPILGICYGEQAICDQLGGTVEQGDTREFGRAEVEVTAACTLFDGVWTPGERHPVWMSHGDHVTALPPGFVAVARSRGAPFAAIADEDRQIYGVQFHPEVVHTPDGARLLENFVRNVAGCRGDWTMAAFRDEAIAAIRAKVGASGRVICGLSGGVDSSVAAVLIHEAIGERLTCIFVDHGLLRLHEADDVVALFRGSYNIPLVHRDASELFLGRLAGVEDPEQKRKIIGNTFIEVFEEEAAQIADADFLAQGTLYPDVIESVSPTGGPSATIKSHHNVGGLPERMRLKLIEPLRELFKDEVRALGRTLGLPERMVARHPFPGPGLAIRIPGAVGRAQADILRKADAIYLEEIRGAGLYDAIWQAFAVLLPVRTVGVMGDARTYDQVCALRAVTSTDGMTAESYPFEHAFLARVATRIINEVDGINRVVYDVTSKPPGTIEWE; this is encoded by the coding sequence ATGCCGGCCGACCAGCATGATCACATTCTCATTCTCGATTTCGGCAGCCAGTTCACCCAGCTGATCGCGCGCCGGGTCCGCGAGGCCGGCGTCTATTGCGAGATCTGGCCGTTCGATGCCGCCGAGGACCGCATCCGCGCCTTCGCGCCGCGGGCGATCATCCTGTCCGGCGGCCCGGCCTCGCTGACCGGCGCGGAATCCCCGCGCGCGCCGCAGGCGGTGTTCGCGCTCGGCGTGCCGATCCTCGGCATCTGCTATGGCGAGCAGGCGATCTGCGACCAGCTCGGCGGCACGGTCGAGCAGGGCGACACCCGCGAGTTCGGCCGCGCCGAGGTCGAGGTCACCGCCGCCTGCACCCTGTTCGACGGCGTCTGGACGCCGGGCGAGCGCCATCCGGTGTGGATGAGCCACGGCGACCACGTCACCGCGCTGCCGCCGGGCTTCGTTGCGGTGGCGCGCAGCCGCGGCGCCCCGTTCGCCGCCATCGCCGACGAGGACCGCCAGATCTACGGCGTGCAGTTCCACCCCGAGGTGGTACACACGCCCGACGGCGCCCGGCTGCTGGAGAACTTCGTGCGCAACGTCGCCGGCTGCCGCGGCGACTGGACCATGGCCGCGTTCCGCGACGAGGCGATTGCCGCCATTCGCGCCAAGGTCGGCGCCAGCGGCCGCGTCATCTGCGGGCTGTCCGGCGGGGTCGATTCCAGCGTCGCCGCGGTGCTGATCCACGAGGCGATCGGCGAGCGGCTGACCTGCATCTTCGTCGACCACGGCCTCTTGCGGCTGCACGAGGCCGACGACGTGGTCGCCCTGTTCCGCGGCAGCTACAACATCCCGCTGGTGCATCGCGACGCCTCCGAGCTGTTTCTCGGCCGGCTGGCCGGCGTCGAAGACCCCGAGCAGAAGCGCAAGATCATCGGCAACACCTTCATCGAGGTGTTCGAGGAAGAGGCGGCCCAGATCGCCGATGCCGACTTCCTGGCCCAGGGCACGCTCTACCCCGACGTGATCGAGTCGGTGTCGCCGACCGGCGGGCCGAGCGCCACCATCAAGTCGCACCACAATGTCGGCGGCCTGCCGGAGCGGATGCGGCTGAAGCTGATCGAGCCGCTGCGCGAGCTGTTCAAGGACGAGGTGCGCGCACTGGGCCGCACGCTGGGACTGCCGGAGCGCATGGTCGCCCGCCATCCGTTCCCCGGCCCGGGGCTGGCGATCCGCATTCCCGGCGCGGTCGGCCGCGCCCAGGCCGACATCCTGCGCAAGGCCGACGCGATCTACCTGGAAGAGATCCGCGGCGCCGGGCTGTACGACGCCATCTGGCAGGCCTTCGCGGTGCTGCTGCCGGTGCGCACCGTCGGCGTGATGGGCGACGCCCGCACCTACGACCAGGTCTGCGCGCTGCGTGCGGTCACCTCGACCGACGGCATGACCGCGGAGTCCTACCCGTTCGAGCACGCCTTCCTCGCCCGCGTCGCCACCCGCATCATCAACGAAGTCGACGGCATCAACCGCGTCGTCTACGACGTCACCTCGAAGCCGCCGGGCACGATCGAGTGGGAGTGA
- a CDS encoding DUF952 domain-containing protein, producing the protein MIYHLARQGDWAAAQGGGGYGGGAQDRRDGYIHFSTAAQIVESAAKHRAGEPDLLLLAVDEARLGDALRWEASRGGALFPHLYGTLAPDAVAWTAPLPLGPDGRHVFPALPD; encoded by the coding sequence GTGATCTACCATCTGGCCAGGCAGGGCGACTGGGCTGCGGCGCAGGGCGGCGGCGGCTATGGCGGCGGCGCGCAGGACCGGCGCGACGGCTACATCCACTTCTCCACCGCGGCGCAGATCGTCGAGAGCGCGGCAAAGCACCGCGCCGGCGAGCCCGACCTGCTGCTGCTGGCGGTCGACGAGGCGCGGCTGGGCGACGCACTGCGCTGGGAGGCATCGCGCGGCGGCGCGCTGTTCCCGCATCTCTACGGCACGCTGGCGCCGGACGCGGTCGCCTGGACCGCGCCGCTGCCGCTCGGCCCGGACGGCAGGCACGTCTTTCCCGCGCTGCCGGACTAG
- a CDS encoding PilZ domain-containing protein: MIRRHLVGYARIERRRDRRRPTRLTARIGDLPVEIIDISLGGLGVGVIARAASPRAFRIGEEYRVVLDVPSYGVLTLSAEVARVNPARAYVGLRLVDLDGQTYRVIERLSIGRLPALP, encoded by the coding sequence ATGATCCGCAGGCATCTGGTCGGCTATGCGCGCATCGAGCGGCGGCGCGACCGGCGCCGGCCCACGCGGCTGACGGCCAGGATCGGCGACCTGCCGGTCGAGATCATCGACATCAGCCTGGGCGGCCTCGGCGTCGGCGTCATCGCCCGCGCCGCCAGCCCGCGCGCGTTCCGCATCGGCGAGGAATACCGGGTGGTGCTGGACGTGCCCAGCTACGGCGTGCTGACGCTCAGCGCCGAGGTCGCGCGGGTCAATCCGGCCCGCGCCTATGTCGGCCTGCGGCTGGTCGACCTCGACGGCCAGACCTACCGTGTGATCGAGCGGCTTTCCATCGGCCGGCTGCCGGCGCTTCCCTAG
- a CDS encoding caspase family protein, translated as MRDRARRLMATAGTTGLAACAGLAAGLAAAPAAEAAQRYALLVGVTDYPALDERMWLHGPANDVALMEQVLLQQGFTPDAITVLSQGETSEGEPTRAAILGAIDGLIDTVAPGDFVYLHFGGHGSQQPAAADAGELDGFDEIFLPSDVGPWDGRQGTVTNAIVDDELQPRIAALREAGAFVFAVFDSCHSGTMLRAVNAGEMDRRLDPSLLGIPQDAIAAAQAAAVHTRGGAAAVESILDGETARGGGDASLGGYVAFYAAQTTETTPELRLPAGDPNRQTYGLFSYTLASVFAAHPGITYRQAAQQVLVDYVADNRNAPTPLFESDGVSLDAVLLSGTPADEVRQWPVAEDRGGWRIPAGRLNQLDQGAVLAVYPDALAGPDDAPLGYVEVDSAQIVHSIVLPVAYGDLPAMDEIPEGAFARLVDAHYSVALAVALPEQPAEADPTDAPAWAVLDRLIDEGLDQVAITWVPGTESADLRLHIADGRLWLLPPSGEMSAASAYLTIPEDGNAIAFAEFEEDLEDNLRKVARVNALFSLADQLASTAIGRELTVDLSVQRRDGTVEAFALGDFPALADGDVITFAVTNSSNQVVDLTALFIDSQFGIEPWFPYQGESNRMNPGETLSSQLEVNVSTVGVERFLFIAAGVQPGAPRADFSFLAQAGLTTRALGTSGLSGATIADVLADAGVDVAATRGGGRPAMSLATMSSFSWTVIPDQ; from the coding sequence ATGCGCGACCGGGCCCGAAGGTTGATGGCGACCGCCGGCACCACCGGCCTGGCGGCCTGTGCCGGCCTGGCGGCGGGGCTTGCCGCCGCGCCGGCGGCGGAGGCGGCCCAGCGCTATGCCCTGCTGGTCGGGGTCACCGACTATCCCGCGCTCGACGAACGCATGTGGCTGCACGGACCGGCCAACGACGTCGCGCTGATGGAGCAGGTGCTGCTGCAGCAGGGCTTCACCCCCGACGCGATCACCGTGCTGTCGCAGGGCGAGACCAGCGAGGGCGAGCCGACGCGCGCCGCCATCCTCGGCGCGATCGACGGCTTGATCGACACCGTCGCGCCCGGCGACTTCGTCTATCTGCACTTCGGCGGCCACGGCTCGCAGCAGCCGGCCGCGGCCGATGCGGGCGAGCTCGACGGCTTCGACGAGATCTTCCTGCCCAGCGACGTCGGGCCGTGGGACGGCCGCCAGGGCACCGTGACCAATGCCATCGTCGACGACGAGCTGCAGCCGCGCATCGCCGCGTTGCGCGAGGCCGGCGCCTTCGTCTTCGCCGTGTTCGACAGCTGCCATTCCGGCACCATGCTGCGTGCGGTCAACGCCGGCGAGATGGACCGGCGGCTCGACCCGTCTCTTCTGGGCATCCCCCAAGACGCGATCGCGGCCGCCCAGGCCGCGGCGGTGCACACCCGCGGCGGCGCCGCGGCGGTAGAGTCGATCCTCGACGGCGAGACCGCCCGCGGCGGCGGCGACGCGTCGCTGGGCGGCTATGTCGCCTTCTACGCGGCGCAGACCACCGAGACCACGCCGGAGCTGCGGCTGCCGGCCGGCGATCCGAACCGCCAGACCTACGGCCTGTTCAGCTACACGCTGGCCAGCGTGTTCGCCGCCCATCCCGGCATCACCTATCGCCAGGCCGCCCAGCAGGTGCTGGTCGACTATGTCGCCGACAACCGCAATGCGCCGACCCCGCTGTTCGAGAGCGACGGCGTCTCGCTCGACGCCGTGCTGCTGAGCGGCACGCCGGCCGACGAGGTGCGGCAGTGGCCGGTGGCCGAGGACCGCGGCGGCTGGCGCATCCCGGCGGGCCGGCTCAACCAGCTCGACCAGGGCGCGGTGCTGGCGGTCTATCCCGACGCGCTGGCCGGGCCCGACGACGCGCCGCTGGGTTATGTCGAGGTCGACAGCGCCCAGATCGTGCACAGCATCGTGCTGCCGGTCGCCTATGGCGACCTGCCGGCGATGGACGAAATCCCGGAGGGCGCCTTCGCCCGGCTGGTCGACGCCCATTATTCGGTGGCGCTCGCCGTCGCGCTGCCGGAGCAGCCGGCCGAGGCCGACCCCACCGACGCGCCGGCCTGGGCGGTGCTCGACCGGCTGATCGACGAAGGGCTCGACCAGGTCGCCATCACCTGGGTGCCGGGGACGGAGAGTGCGGACCTGCGCCTGCACATCGCCGACGGCCGGTTGTGGCTGCTGCCGCCGTCGGGCGAGATGAGCGCCGCCAGTGCCTACCTGACCATCCCCGAGGACGGCAACGCGATCGCCTTCGCCGAGTTCGAGGAGGACCTGGAGGACAACCTGCGCAAGGTCGCGCGGGTCAACGCCCTGTTCTCGCTCGCCGACCAGCTGGCATCGACGGCGATCGGCCGCGAGCTGACGGTCGACCTGTCGGTGCAGCGGCGCGACGGCACGGTCGAGGCCTTCGCCCTCGGCGACTTCCCCGCGCTCGCCGACGGCGACGTCATCACCTTCGCCGTCACCAACAGCTCGAACCAGGTCGTCGACCTGACCGCGCTGTTCATCGACAGCCAGTTCGGCATCGAGCCGTGGTTCCCCTACCAGGGCGAATCCAACCGGATGAATCCGGGCGAGACGCTGTCGTCGCAATTGGAAGTGAACGTGTCGACCGTCGGCGTCGAGCGCTTCCTGTTCATCGCCGCCGGCGTCCAGCCCGGCGCGCCGCGGGCGGACTTCTCGTTCCTGGCGCAGGCCGGGCTGACCACCCGCGCGCTCGGCACCTCGGGGCTCAGCGGCGCCACCATCGCCGACGTGCTCGCCGATGCCGGCGTCGACGTGGCGGCCACCCGCGGCGGCGGCCGGCCGGCCATGTCGCTCGCCACCATGTCCAGTTTCAGCTGGACCGTGATACCGGACCAATAG
- a CDS encoding Fe2+-dependent dioxygenase, with amino-acid sequence MALLDAVLRPGELAEVLAAFEQGEFVDGRETAGALARRVKRNRQLKKTPEQADRLNRLIGDALWRDPGFQRFALPRRIAPPLLSRYGPGMEYGWHVDDALMRPGGQALRTDLSVTIFLNDPGDYDGGALVLEGAVADEEVKLPRGSAVVYPSTSLHRVAPVERGERLVAVTWVESHVRDDGRRELLADLAMVRDALTAHGPGPLEAAADRSCKAYNNLLRRWADS; translated from the coding sequence ATGGCCCTGCTCGATGCCGTGCTGCGCCCCGGCGAACTCGCCGAGGTGCTGGCCGCGTTCGAGCAGGGCGAGTTCGTCGACGGGCGGGAGACGGCAGGCGCGCTGGCCCGGCGGGTCAAGCGCAACCGCCAGCTGAAGAAGACGCCGGAGCAGGCCGACCGGCTCAACCGGCTGATCGGCGATGCGCTGTGGCGCGACCCCGGGTTCCAGCGCTTCGCCCTGCCCCGCCGGATCGCGCCGCCGCTGCTGTCGCGCTACGGGCCCGGCATGGAATATGGCTGGCACGTCGACGATGCGCTGATGCGGCCGGGCGGCCAGGCGCTGCGCACCGACCTGTCGGTGACGATCTTCCTGAACGACCCCGGCGACTACGACGGCGGCGCGCTGGTGCTCGAGGGTGCGGTCGCCGACGAGGAGGTGAAGCTGCCGCGCGGCAGTGCGGTGGTCTATCCGTCGACCAGCCTGCACCGGGTCGCGCCGGTCGAGCGGGGCGAGCGCCTGGTCGCGGTCACCTGGGTGGAAAGCCATGTCCGCGATGACGGGCGGCGCGAGCTGCTGGCCGACCTGGCCATGGTGCGCGACGCACTGACTGCGCATGGACCCGGCCCGCTGGAGGCTGCGGCGGACCGCAGCTGCAAGGCCTACAACAACCTGCTGCGCCGCTGGGCCGACAGCTGA
- a CDS encoding RT0821/Lpp0805 family surface protein: MIDSSQNKVLTSLVAAGAMTLLAGCQTGAPAAGPVVQASDRSAINGAIQLALETRASGESESWQNPATGMHGTVTPLRTYQSAIGIYCREYEVSVMRDGSGEASRDAACRDSDGQWKDGS, translated from the coding sequence ATGATCGACTCAAGCCAGAACAAGGTCCTGACGTCTCTGGTGGCGGCGGGCGCGATGACCCTGCTCGCCGGCTGCCAGACCGGCGCGCCGGCCGCCGGCCCGGTGGTCCAGGCCAGCGACCGCAGCGCCATCAACGGCGCGATCCAGCTCGCCCTGGAGACCCGCGCGAGCGGCGAGTCCGAGAGCTGGCAGAATCCGGCGACCGGGATGCACGGGACCGTGACGCCGCTGCGGACCTATCAGAGCGCCATCGGCATCTACTGCCGCGAGTACGAGGTGTCGGTGATGCGCGACGGCAGCGGCGAGGCCAGCCGCGACGCGGCCTGCCGCGACAGCGACGGCCAGTGGAAGGACGGATCCTGA
- a CDS encoding Hint domain-containing homing endonuclease: MRASNSRNKRRLLATTSALAIVLVGMPLTVPSLDDGHFFNTAYASSCFVAGTQVLLANGQSCAIERIPVGALVMGRNGKANRVVRVERPRLDGRKLYALNGGPAFVTAEHPFMTREGWKAIDPVATRRETAQLAVGSLQVGDALARALVRLGEPQVRGAVVLAPEPELRLSYASLHAIEAFDADPATRVYNLILDGDHSYFADGYLVHNKGGDDDGGSGGEGGSGSSGSGGGGSGGGEGGSSGGGDSGGSGHGGESGDSGESGESGGSGHSGGSGGSGQSGPYGEAGESGASGGYLILGGQVPGSGALNQVGPNLTREQEMELIGSGWQ, encoded by the coding sequence GTGCGGGCAAGCAATTCACGTAACAAGCGCAGGCTGCTGGCGACGACCAGCGCGCTTGCGATCGTTCTGGTCGGCATGCCGCTGACCGTCCCGTCGCTGGACGACGGCCATTTCTTCAACACCGCCTACGCGTCGAGCTGCTTCGTGGCCGGCACGCAGGTGCTGCTGGCCAACGGCCAGAGCTGCGCGATCGAGCGCATCCCGGTCGGTGCCCTGGTCATGGGGCGCAACGGCAAGGCCAATCGGGTCGTGCGGGTGGAGCGGCCGCGGCTGGACGGCCGCAAGCTCTATGCACTGAACGGCGGCCCGGCCTTCGTGACGGCGGAGCATCCGTTCATGACGCGCGAGGGCTGGAAGGCGATCGATCCGGTCGCCACCCGGCGCGAGACCGCGCAACTCGCGGTCGGCAGCCTGCAGGTCGGCGATGCGCTGGCCCGCGCCCTTGTCCGCCTGGGCGAGCCGCAGGTGCGCGGCGCGGTGGTGCTGGCGCCGGAGCCGGAGCTGCGCCTGAGCTATGCGTCGTTGCATGCGATCGAGGCCTTCGACGCCGATCCGGCGACCCGGGTCTACAACCTGATCCTCGACGGCGATCACAGCTATTTCGCCGACGGCTATCTGGTGCACAACAAGGGCGGCGATGACGACGGCGGCAGCGGCGGCGAAGGCGGCTCCGGCAGCAGCGGCTCGGGCGGCGGCGGTTCCGGTGGCGGCGAAGGCGGCAGCTCCGGCGGCGGCGACAGCGGGGGATCCGGCCACGGCGGCGAGTCCGGGGACAGCGGCGAGTCGGGCGAAAGCGGCGGCTCCGGTCACAGCGGCGGTTCGGGCGGAAGCGGCCAGTCCGGCCCCTATGGCGAGGCTGGCGAAAGCGGCGCCAGCGGCGGCTACCTCATCCTCGGCGGCCAGGTGCCCGGCTCCGGCGCGCTCAACCAGGTCGGGCCCAACCTGACGCGCGAGCAGGAGATGGAACTGATCGGCAGCGGATGGCAATAG
- a CDS encoding tetratricopeptide repeat protein: MHRALLALMLVVATPVAARAGYLSGVHAFNSGDFETAYEELAPLADSGNASAQYYIGQMYLTGRGVERDEHRAFDYLSTAAESGDARAQVNLGLMYESGRVVERDLSQAAEWFSEAAEAGLPFAQTKLGVLYQRGEGVAQDYARALQLYESAAAQEDVYAIRNLGYLYENGLGVPQDFAAAEEWYRRAITDGYPGAMNNLAWMLASRHDRLDEALDLAEQAVDVHPSPTFIDTRGYVHFQRGEYDLAIADYERSLNMFDGDWTVIDRLGDAYLGAGQVDRARETWQRAAEAAPEGAERDALMAKIASHQS, encoded by the coding sequence ATGCACCGCGCTCTCCTCGCGCTCATGCTCGTCGTGGCAACGCCCGTCGCGGCTCGGGCGGGCTATCTGTCGGGCGTGCACGCGTTCAACTCGGGCGACTTCGAGACCGCCTATGAGGAGTTGGCGCCGCTCGCCGACTCGGGCAATGCGAGCGCGCAGTACTACATCGGTCAGATGTACCTGACCGGCCGCGGCGTCGAGCGCGACGAGCACCGGGCCTTCGACTATCTGAGCACGGCAGCGGAGAGCGGCGACGCGCGCGCCCAGGTCAATCTCGGCCTGATGTACGAATCGGGCCGCGTCGTCGAGCGCGACCTCAGCCAGGCCGCGGAGTGGTTCTCGGAGGCGGCGGAGGCCGGCCTGCCCTTCGCGCAGACCAAGCTCGGCGTGCTGTACCAGCGCGGCGAAGGCGTGGCACAGGACTATGCCCGCGCGTTGCAGCTCTACGAATCGGCCGCGGCACAGGAAGACGTCTACGCCATCCGCAACCTCGGCTACCTCTACGAGAACGGCCTGGGCGTGCCGCAGGACTTCGCCGCCGCCGAGGAGTGGTATCGGCGCGCGATCACCGACGGCTACCCGGGTGCGATGAACAACCTGGCCTGGATGCTGGCCTCGCGCCACGACCGGCTGGACGAGGCCTTGGACCTGGCCGAGCAGGCGGTCGACGTGCATCCGTCGCCGACCTTCATCGATACGCGCGGCTATGTGCACTTCCAGCGCGGCGAGTACGACCTGGCCATCGCCGACTATGAGCGGTCGCTGAACATGTTCGACGGCGACTGGACGGTGATCGACCGGCTCGGCGACGCCTATCTCGGCGCCGGCCAGGTCGATCGGGCTCGCGAGACCTGGCAGCGCGCGGCCGAGGCGGCCCCCGAGGGCGCCGAGCGCGACGCGCTGATGGCGAAGATCGCCAGCCACCAGTCCTGA
- a CDS encoding transglycosylase SLT domain-containing protein — MTPGPLVLARIAAALFAATGCVTAASADPLVVSLDPEDGTVAEAPAAGVALPAACEPAIAAAAAAHEVPADVLLAIGMVESGLTPFVLNAEGTPKFFDDRASAAAALTELRAGGMASIDVGCMQINLRWHPDAFADPADGLDPALNADYAAKFLLGLYAMTGSWTDAVAYYHSSAQRYQRPYVCAVAARLEEMGSAMSLDCLPSETLDLPVVVDSSPAQPTVSGPIAEAGSQHMLRIAPAAGGAPQVLRGQTTTPAPADSTPALASTGPRIIRLP; from the coding sequence ATGACCCCTGGCCCGCTCGTCCTCGCCCGCATCGCCGCCGCCCTGTTCGCGGCAACCGGCTGCGTGACCGCGGCTTCGGCCGATCCGCTGGTCGTGTCGCTCGATCCCGAGGACGGCACCGTGGCCGAAGCGCCGGCGGCCGGCGTTGCCCTGCCTGCAGCCTGCGAGCCGGCGATCGCCGCCGCCGCGGCGGCGCACGAGGTGCCGGCCGATGTGCTGCTGGCGATCGGCATGGTCGAATCCGGGCTGACCCCGTTCGTGCTGAACGCCGAGGGCACGCCGAAATTCTTCGACGACCGCGCCAGTGCCGCGGCGGCGCTGACCGAGCTCCGTGCCGGCGGCATGGCCTCGATCGACGTCGGCTGCATGCAGATCAACCTGCGCTGGCACCCCGACGCGTTCGCCGATCCCGCCGACGGGCTCGATCCCGCGCTCAACGCCGACTATGCCGCCAAGTTCCTGCTCGGGCTCTATGCGATGACCGGGTCGTGGACCGACGCGGTCGCCTACTACCACTCCAGCGCCCAACGCTATCAGCGCCCCTATGTCTGCGCGGTCGCGGCGCGGCTGGAGGAAATGGGCAGCGCCATGTCGCTCGACTGCCTGCCGTCGGAGACGCTGGACCTGCCGGTGGTGGTCGATTCGAGTCCGGCCCAGCCGACCGTCTCCGGCCCGATCGCCGAGGCCGGGTCGCAGCACATGCTGCGCATCGCGCCGGCCGCCGGTGGCGCGCCGCAGGTGCTGCGCGGCCAGACGACGACGCCGGCGCCTGCCGATTCGACGCCGGCGCTGGCCAGCACCGGCCCGCGCATCATCCGCCTGCCCTGA
- a CDS encoding class I SAM-dependent methyltransferase translates to MTSRTIHVTEPLYAYLLANGVREPDVLRRLRLETAPMRWSGMQIAPEQGQFMALLTELVGARRAIEVGTFTGYSALAVALALPEDGLLVACDINPETTAIGRRYWEEAGVAGRIDLRLAPAAETLQALIDAGQAGSFDLAFIDADKTGYLRYYEQCLTLVRSGGLIMIDNVLWGGKVADKTLSDEDTLAIRDLNRTLHADDRVSLSMVPVGDGLTLARKR, encoded by the coding sequence ATGACGAGCCGTACGATCCATGTGACCGAGCCGCTTTATGCCTACCTGCTCGCCAACGGGGTGCGCGAGCCCGACGTGTTGCGCCGGCTGCGTCTGGAAACGGCGCCGATGCGCTGGTCGGGCATGCAGATCGCGCCGGAGCAGGGGCAGTTCATGGCGCTGCTGACCGAGCTGGTCGGCGCGCGCCGGGCGATCGAGGTCGGCACCTTCACCGGCTATAGCGCACTGGCGGTGGCGCTGGCGCTGCCGGAGGACGGCCTGCTGGTCGCCTGCGACATCAACCCGGAGACCACCGCGATCGGCCGGCGCTACTGGGAAGAGGCCGGCGTCGCCGGGCGCATCGACCTGCGGCTGGCGCCGGCGGCGGAGACGCTGCAGGCGCTGATCGACGCGGGCCAGGCCGGCAGCTTCGACCTGGCCTTCATCGACGCGGACAAGACCGGCTACCTGAGATACTACGAGCAGTGCCTGACGCTGGTGCGCAGCGGCGGCCTGATCATGATCGACAACGTGCTGTGGGGCGGCAAGGTCGCCGACAAGACCCTGTCCGACGAGGATACCCTGGCGATCCGCGACCTCAACCGCACGCTGCACGCCGACGACCGCGTCAGCCTGTCGATGGTGCCGGTCGGCGACGGCCTGACGCTGGCGCGCAAGCGCTGA
- a CDS encoding ETC complex I subunit — MDVRIYQPAKTAMQSGRAKTKSWVLEFEPTAPRTHDPLMGWTSSRDTRQQLRLTFPTKDEAVAYARAHGLMYTVFEPKERTVRPKAYADNFAYGRKQPWTH, encoded by the coding sequence ATGGACGTCAGGATCTACCAGCCGGCCAAGACCGCCATGCAATCCGGCCGCGCCAAGACCAAGAGCTGGGTGCTGGAGTTCGAGCCGACCGCGCCGCGCACCCACGACCCGCTGATGGGCTGGACCAGCTCGCGCGACACCCGCCAGCAGTTGCGGCTGACCTTCCCCACGAAGGATGAGGCGGTGGCCTATGCCCGGGCGCACGGCCTGATGTACACGGTGTTCGAGCCGAAGGAGCGGACGGTCCGCCCGAAGGCCTATGCCGACAATTTCGCCTACGGCCGCAAACAGCCCTGGACGCACTAG
- the modC gene encoding molybdenum ABC transporter ATP-binding protein: MAASPGIEAEIALTRGAFALDVAFAAEPGRITALFGPSGCGKTTTINCVAGLDRPSRGRIAIGGSVVFDAAARIRLAPERRRVGYVFQEGRLFPHMTVRDNLLYGRRRSRRGAGGPQPELVIELLGLAALLDRRPAGLSGGERQRVALGRAILADAEVLLLDEPLAALDAARKAQILPFIEELRDRLGLTMLYVSHDLREVARIADRMLMMDGGRIVAAGPVSALSQSEEHHARFVAVDGGTVLDAQVCGKDLVHEMLELRLAGRVIRVPGFPASVGARVRLRIDPQDVAIAVSEPSGLSIRNIIPGSVRALVPFGPAQADVAIACGDSVIWARVTVRAVHELGLAPGKPVFALVKAVAVDRSYR; encoded by the coding sequence ATGGCGGCTTCGCCCGGCATCGAGGCGGAGATCGCGCTGACGCGCGGCGCGTTTGCGCTCGACGTGGCGTTCGCGGCCGAGCCCGGCCGCATCACCGCGCTGTTCGGCCCGTCCGGCTGCGGCAAGACCACCACGATCAACTGCGTCGCCGGCCTCGACCGGCCCTCGCGCGGCCGCATCGCCATCGGCGGCAGCGTGGTGTTCGACGCCGCTGCGCGCATCCGGCTGGCGCCGGAGCGCCGCCGCGTCGGCTATGTCTTCCAGGAGGGCCGGCTGTTCCCGCACATGACCGTGCGCGACAACCTGCTCTACGGCCGGCGCCGGTCGCGGCGCGGCGCTGGCGGACCGCAGCCGGAGCTGGTGATCGAGCTGCTCGGCCTCGCCGCCCTGCTCGACCGCCGCCCGGCCGGGCTGTCCGGTGGCGAGCGCCAGCGCGTGGCGCTGGGCCGCGCCATCCTGGCCGACGCCGAGGTGCTGCTGCTCGACGAGCCGCTGGCCGCGCTCGACGCCGCGCGCAAGGCGCAGATCCTGCCGTTCATCGAGGAGCTGCGCGACCGTCTCGGCCTGACCATGCTCTACGTCAGCCACGACCTGCGCGAGGTGGCGCGCATCGCCGACCGGATGCTGATGATGGACGGCGGCCGCATCGTCGCCGCCGGCCCGGTCTCCGCCCTGTCGCAGAGCGAGGAGCACCATGCCCGCTTCGTCGCCGTCGACGGCGGCACGGTGCTGGACGCCCAGGTCTGCGGCAAGGACCTGGTGCACGAGATGCTGGAGCTGCGGCTGGCCGGACGCGTGATCCGCGTGCCGGGCTTCCCGGCTTCGGTCGGCGCGCGCGTGCGCCTGCGGATCGACCCGCAGGACGTGGCGATCGCGGTCAGCGAGCCCAGCGGCCTCAGCATCCGCAACATCATTCCGGGCAGCGTGCGCGCCCTGGTGCCGTTCGGTCCGGCTCAGGCCGACGTGGCCATCGCCTGCGGCGATTCGGTGATCTGGGCGCGGGTGACGGTGCGCGCCGTGCACGAACTCGGGCTGGCGCCGGGCAAGCCGGTGTTCGCGCTGGTCAAGGCGGTGGCGGTCGACCGCTCCTATCGCTGA